The Raphanus sativus cultivar WK10039 chromosome 2, ASM80110v3, whole genome shotgun sequence genome includes a region encoding these proteins:
- the LOC108837799 gene encoding uncharacterized protein LOC108837799: protein MAQTDESSSTMSKARDLLATPSHEPLTIIVDQLFTTPQQSIEHQTARALYDFCVANFSNCLTLMLLKVYRFSSVNVTRLRSIFLLSETLTKQHGLQLSLSPVALNHIKPFLVSCLKMLNATNKRDNGIFRIIVSRVASSMMFDTGHRWDELGLCILSLLYTDPLKAFNVFVDLPPIHGDFINIVHLKLQEEVYKVLFHPDDDWSLGLETAIKLGLQVSDTEKRSEILETVVKSAEKLVSMGMEKSLKEALERLLKFLAKDATLCKWIGARETAEKISQLVNPNPCFKLSLDYGLLGQDHDVYVNLCTLSAVEILSSFAKTKHDDRFREIAMRRLHDLLCDHTSGKWGLDVSEFEKLQPMLISCLKEEVMPENTFEILGKVVYHVAMETFGFGEDPWFDLWDYIASESEFEKAVYIFQCLTMRFDDGKLGFVVPAVSRFLPEISSRLNPPRAVLVDDHDRWVLAFTGGFCVVIRLVNEASHAGFVEEIAVKMIESVKVLVERGMEVGLVRRAFRVLERIVEEQWDWYEACEYRLVKGLLRRLYEIKGMKMESKMVLWRISGTLERNVNEELRVRSGLNGSAEML from the coding sequence ATGGCTCAAACTGACGAGTCTTCAAGTACCATGTCGAAAGCCAGGGATCTTCTCGCGACTCCAAGCCACGAACCCCTAACGATCATCGTCGACCAACTCTTCACCACTCCCCAACAATCCATCGAACACCAAACCGCGCGTGCTCTCTACGACTTCTGCGTCGCCAACTTCTCGAATTGCTTAACCCTAATGCTTCTCAAGGTCTATAGATTCTCTTCCGTTAACGTCACCAGACTCCGATCGATCTTTCTCCTCTCCGAAACTCTCACCAAACAACACGGCCTCCAACTCTCCCTCTCCCCCGTCGCTTTAAACCACATCAAACCGTTTCTTGTTTCTTGCCTGAAGATGCTGAACGCCACGAATAAACGCGACAACGGTATCTTCAGAATCATCGTTTCTCGTGTAGCTTCTTCGATGATGTTTGATACTGGCCACCGATGGGACGAGCTCGGACTTTGTATACTCTCCCTCCTTTACACCGATCCACTCAAAGCGTTCAACGTCTTCGTCGATTTGCCGCCAATCCATGGAGATTTCATTAACATAGTCCATCTTAAGCTTCAAGAAGAAGTCTACAAGGTGTTGTTTCACCCTGACGATGATTGGAGTTTGGGGTTAGAAACTGCTATCAAACTAGGGCTTCAGGTTTCAGATACAGAGAAAAGATCTGAGATTCTCGAAACCGTCGTCAAGTCAGCTGAGAAGCTTGTGAGTATGGGGATGGAAAAGTCTCTGAAAGAAGCGCTTGAACGTCTCTTGAAGTTTCTTGCGAAAGACGCAACCTTGTGTAAATGGATTGGAGCACGAGAAACCGCGGAAAAGATCTCTCAGCTGGTTAATCCAAATCCATGTTTCAAACTCAGCCTTGATTATGGATTATTAGGACAAGACCATGACGTGTACGTTAACTTGTGCACGTTATCCGCAGTAGAGATCTTGAGTTCCTTTGCGAAAACTAAACATGATGATAGGTTTAGAGAGATAGCGATGAGAAGACTTCATGATTTGCTATGTGATCACACTTCAGGGAAGTGGGGTTTAGACGTTTCGGAGTTCGAGAAACTCCAGCCGATGCTCATCAGTTGCCTTAAGGAAGAAGTAATGCCGGAGAACACGTTCGAGATTCTCGGTAAGGTGGTTTACCACGTTGCAATGGAGACGTTCGGCTTCGGGGAGGACCCGTGGTTCGACCTATGGGACTACATCGCATCGGAAAGCGAATTCGAGAAAGCGGTTTATATCTTCCAGTGCTTAACGATGCGGTTTGATGATGGTAAACTAGGCTTTGTGGTTCCTGCTGTAAGTAGGTTTCTTCCGGAGATAAGCTCAAGGCTAAACCCACCAAGAGCGGTGTTGGTAGATGATCACGATAGGTGGGTTTTGGCGTTTACGGGTGGGTTTTGTGTGGTGATTCGCTTGGTGAATGAAGCGAGTCACGCTGGTTTTGTTGAGGAGATTGCAGTTAAGATGATAGAGTCGGTGAAAGTGCTTGTAGAGAGAGGAATGGAAGTTGGGCTTGTGAGGAGAGCTTTCAGAGTTCTTGAACGCATTGTGGAGGAACAATGGGACTGGTATGAGGCTTGCGAGTACAGACTTGTTAAGGGTTTGCTTAGGAGGCTCTATGAAATCAAAGGTATGAAAATGGAAAGTAAGATGGTGTTGTGGAGAATCAGTGGGACTCTTGAGAGGAACGTGAATGAAGAATTGAGAGTGCGATCAGGGCTGAACGGTTCAGCTGAAATGCTGTAG
- the LOC108842535 gene encoding GDSL esterase/lipase At4g10955, producing MLMANCGAVEEDMTETESDVVLMAATSTPMTPKTKSMVVVKEDEAHHPDAFHVSGPRNVASPNWRDLISSSWKDPNYKRTVMACFIQAAYLLELDRQENRNAQNALAPKWWIPFKYKLSQMLTDERDGSIFGAVLEWDRSAAMSDLVVIRPSGAPKAVLALRGTILKSLTMRRDIEDDLRFLAWESLKGSVRFSVALEALQSVAKRYGSGNVCVVGHSLGAGFALQVGKALAKEGLFVDAHLFNPPSVSLAMSLRNIGEKAGFAWRRLMSMLPQRNEPLILNCNEAEMAPRGSGSGFRNWVPSFYGQNQKSSVDLRKWVPHLYVNDSDYICCHYTEQDGVNEKREVNDKENSSPGVSTIPQAAAKLFVMSKGKQKFLEAHGLEQWWSDNLELQSAIHSSRLISQQLKSLYSIK from the exons ATGTTGATGGCGAATTGTGGAGCTGTGGAAGAAGACATGACGGAAACTGAATCCGATGTGGTGTTAATGGCGGCTACTTCTACGCCGATGACTCCGAAGACGAAGAGTATGGTGGTAGTGAAGGAAGATGAAGCTCATCACCCTGACGCGTTTCACGTCTCGGGACCCAGAAACGTAGCTTCTCCTAACTGGAGAGATCTCATCAGTTCCAGTTG GAAGGATCCGAACTACAAGAGAACAGTAATGGCATGCTTTATACAAGCAGCTTACTTACTCGAACTCGACCGACAAGAGAACAGAAACGCTCAAAACGCTCTCGCACCCAAATGGTGGATTCCTTTCAAGTACAAGTTATCGCAAATGCTGACTGACGAGCGAGACGGATCCATATTCGGAGCTGTTCTCGAATGGGACAGATCAGCTGCCATGTCTGATTTAGTCGTCATCAGACCAAGCGGGGCACCAAAAGCAGTGCTCGCTCTCCGAGGAACCATTCTAAAGAGCCTTACGATGAGACGCGACATCGAAGATGATCTCCGGTTTCTTGCTTGGGAGAGCCTTAAAGGCTCGGTGAGGTTCAGCGTCGCTCTCGAGGCGCTGCAGTCGGTAGCTAAGAGATACGGGAGCGGTAACGTCTGTGTTGTTGGTCATTCTTTAGGAGCTGGTTTTGCTTTGCAGGTTGGTAAGGCCTTGGCTAAAGAAGGGCTGTTTGTGGATGCTCATTTGTTCAATCCACCTTCTGTATCTCTCGCTATGAGCTTGAGAAACATCGGTGAGAAAGCTGGGTTTGCTTGGAGAAGGCTCATGTCGATGCTTCCTCAGAGAAACGAGCCTTTGATACTAAATTGTAATGAAGCAGAGATGGCTCCTCGTGGTAGTGGTTCAGGTTTTAGGAACTGGGTACCGAGTTTCTACGGGCAGAATCAGAAATCTTCAGTGGATTTGAGAAAGTGGGTGCCTCATTTATATGTGAACGACAGCGACTACATCTGCTGCCACTACACTGAACAGGATGGAGTTAATGAGAAGAGAGAAGTGAACGACAAGGAGAACAGCAGTCCTGGTGTGAGCACTATTCCTCAAGCAGCAGCAAAGCTTTTTGTGATGTCGAAAGGGAAACAAAAGTTTCTAGAGGCTCACGGGTTAGAACAATGGTGGTCAGATAATCTAGAGCTTCAATCAGCTATTCACAGCAGCAGGTTGATCAGTCAGCAGCTCAAATCATTATACAGTATCAAGTAA
- the LOC108842533 gene encoding vacuolar protein 8, whose protein sequence is MPLANDGDGSLTELISSLLSRIPNLLSFKSKWSSIRLKLHHLNTHLPDLPNHLSLDLLASLRETLLHAASVAARCEGPDLPDGKLKTQSDVDSITARLDRHVKDAEILIRTGTVSIPSEKKESTAARNLVIRLQIGGAESKLSAIDSLLREDDKNLMISVSQGVVPVLVRLLDSCTSQSTKEKVVSLISRISTMESSKDVLIAEGLSLLNHLLRVLESGSGFGKEKACVALQALSSLSKENARAIGCRGGISSLLEICQAGTPASQGFAAGVLRNLALFGEIKESFVEEKAVFVLVSLGSSGTVLAKENAVGCLGNLASGDEEMMVLIVREGGVKCLKSFWDSVSDDAERIEVGVVLLKNLALCSVVREVVVSEGFIPRLVPVLSCGVLGVRIAAAEAVSSLGFTSKSRREIGESGCVGALIYMLDGKAMEEKEAASKALSTLLVCTSNRKIFRKSDKGVLSLVRLLDPKITKLDKRYTVSALELLVTSKKCRKQVVAAGACLHLQKLVEMDVEGAKKLAENLARSKIWGVFARP, encoded by the coding sequence ATGCCGTTAGCTAACGACGGTGACGGGAGTTTAACGGAGCTAATCTCCTCACTCCTCTCCCGTATCCCCAACCTCCTCAGCTTCAAATCCAAATGGTCTTCGATCCGCCTCAAACTCCACCATCTCAACACTCACCTCCCCGATCTCCCCAACCACCTATCTCTCGATCTCCTCGCCTCCCTCCGAGAGACGCTACTCCACGCCGCCTCCGTCGCGGCGAGGTGCGAGGGACCAGATTTACCTGACGGAAAGCTCAAGACGCAGAGCGACGTCGACTCAATCACGGCGAGACTCGATCGCCACGTCAAAGACGCCGAGATTCTCATCAGAACCGGAACCGTTTCGATCCCGTCGGAGAAGAAGGAATCAACCGCGGCGAGGAATCTAGTCATCCGATTACAGATCGGCGGAGCCGAATCGAAGCTCTCCGCGATTGATTCGTTGCTTCGAGAAGACGATAAGAACCTAATGATCTCCGTATCTCAAGGAGTCGTTCCCGTTCTCGTCCGCCTCCTCGATTCTTGTACTAGTCAGAGCACGAAGGAGAAAGTCGTATCGTTGATTTCGAGAATCTCGACTATGGAGAGCAGCAAGGACGTGTTGATAGCTGAAGGATTATCTCTACTGAACCATCTCCTTCGCGTGCTTGAATCGGGAAGCGGTTTCGGTAAAGAGAAGGCTTGTGTAGCTTTGCAAGCGCTGAGTTCGTTGTCTAAGGAGAACGCTAGAGCGATTGGTTGTAGAGGAGGGATCTCGTCTCTGCTTGAGATTTGCCAGGCGGGGACTCCTGCTTCTCAAGGTTTTGCTGCTGGTGTGTTGAGGAACTTGGCTTTGTTTGGTGAGATTAAAGAGAGTTTCgttgaggagaaggctgtttttGTTCTTGTCTCTCTCGGTTCTTCCGGTACGGTTCTTGCTAAGGAGAATGCTGTAGGGTGTTTGGGTAATTTAGCGTCTGGGGATGAGGAGATGATGGTGTTGATTGTTAGGGAAGGAGGGGTTAAGTGTTTAAAGAGTTTCTGGGATTCTGTTTCCGATGATGCTGAGAGGATTGAGGTAGGGGTTGTGCTTTTGAAGAATCTAGCTTTGTGTTCCGTTGTGAGAGAAGTTGTTGTCTCGGAAGGGTTTATCCCACGTTTGGTTCCGGTGTTGAGTTGTGGGGTTCTTGGTGTGAGAATCGCAGCTGCGGAAGCTGTTTCTTCGCTAGGGTTCACCTCGAAAAGCAGGAGAGAGATTGGTGAAAGCGGATGCGTCGGTGCGTTGATTTATATGTTAGATGGTAAAGCCATGGAAGAGAAAGAAGCGGCTTCTAAAGCTCTGTCAACGTTATTGGTGTGCACAAGCAACAGAAAGATTTTCAGGAAGAGTGATAAGGGTGTACTCAGTCTTGTTCGGCTCTTGGACCCCAAGATTACGAAATTGGATAAGAGATACACGGTCTCTGCGTTGGAACTGCTTGTGACTTCTAAGAAATGTAGGAAACAAGTCGTTGCTGCTGGTGCTTGCTTGCATTTACAAAAGCTTGTGGAGATGGATGTTGAAGGAGCTAAGAAATTGGCAGAGAATCTTGCTCGGAGTAAGATTTGGGGCGTCTTTGCAAGGCCATAA
- the LOC130508511 gene encoding uncharacterized protein LOC130508511 gives MADGIRRAMQDIDLGVNDEPFVMPQAVVQQAAAENRFILVGRPVMPRRQNLRAILAVMPHTWGLEGLVRGRITEGRRFQFVFPSEEAMETVIRRGPWSYAERMLVLQRWTPLMDMELLNFIPFWIQIRGIPLQFMNREVIVNVARAMRQQYIQMDYNEENGGRQDFVRVRLNWNINQPLRFQRNFQFTPGVNTLLRFQYERLRGFCELCGLITHDTGACVINNGGPGPGGDDGNNSAEDNDEADDEVEMIPNQGIIIEEIGDEDEVAEPDPVADQIQEEYERNVAALEEENDDDELWNGPARTTMFTSEMERDLVDPAVFNRGYNNADIGLKRKDWLRSANGNASKFEKGETSGTSAAKRLRESPVEAPAEAMEDDKETDDATDMVRGAVGPEPPLPP, from the coding sequence ATGGCTGATGGTATTAGAAGGGCTATGCAAGACATCGATCTGGGGGTTAATGATGAGCCTTTTGTAATGCCTCAGGCGGTAGTACAACAAGCGGCTGCAGAGAACAGATTTATTCTGGTGGGGCGTCCGGTGATGCCAAGAAGACAGAATCTGCGTGCCATCTTAGCGGTGATGCCTCACACTTGGGGTCTGGAAGGTTTAGTTCGGGGAAGAATTACTGAGGGCAGAAGATTCCAGTTTGTGTTTCCTTCGGAGGAAGCCATGGAAACAGTGATTCGAAGGGGTCCTTGGTCTTATGCTGAGAGAATGCTGGTTCTTCAGCGATGGACTCCTTTAATGGATATGGAGCTTCTCAACTTCATTCCTTTTTGGATACAGATAAGAGGAATCCCTCTGCAGTTCATGAACCGTGAAGTAATTGTTAATGTTGCGCGTGCTATGCGACAACAATACATCCAGATGGACTACAATGAAGAGAATGGTGGGAGACAAGATTTCGTCAGGGTCAGGCTGAACTGGAACATCAATCAACCGTTGAGGTTTCAGAGAAACTTTCAGTTCACTCCTGGAGTTAATACGTTGCTACGCTTTCAGTATGAGAGACTGCGAGGTTTCTGTGAACTTTGTGGGCTAATCACTCATGACACAGGAGCGTGCGTCATCAACAATGGAGGTCCTGGTCCTGGTGGTGATGATGGAAACAATAGTGCAGAGGACAATGACGAAGCGGATGATGAAGTGGAGATGATTCCAAATCAGGGGATTATCATAGAGGAAATAGGTGATGAAGATGAGGTTGCAGAACCAGATCCCGTGGCTGATCAGATTCAAGAGGAGTACGAGAGGAATGTAGCTGCTCTAGAAGaagagaatgatgatgatgaactaTGGAATGGACCTGCAAGGACAACCATGTTTACTTCTGAGATGGAGAGAGACCTTGTGGATCCAGCTGTTTTCAACAGAGGCTACAACAACGCTGATATCGGTTTGAAAAGGAAAGATTGGTTGCGCTCTGCAAATGGTAATGCTTCTAAGTTTGAAAAGGGAGAGACTAGTGGAACCAGTGCTGCAAAGCGTTTGAGAGAGTCACCGGTTGAGGCTCCTGCAGAAGCAATGGAGGATGATAAGGAGACTGATGATGCAACTGACATGGTGAGAGGCGCGGTGGGCCCTGAACCACCACTACCACCATGA
- the LOC108824045 gene encoding pentatricopeptide repeat-containing protein At5g50990, producing the protein MQRISISISTIRRFSATSLSSSSASNHFTLADHHRLLKQVVESCKSPSHSKCVLQAHAHIFKLGYGTYPTLVASILTAYRRCNLSHIARRLLIYFLSSSPSVSNTNLIIESLMINGECGLAKKVLRKASDNNHNVITWNLMIGGYVRNVQYEEALKTLKDMLCFSDIKPNKFSFASALSACARLGDLHHAKWVHSLMSESGVELNPILCTALVDVYAKCGDIEASREVFYGVRRDDVSVWNAMITGFAAHGLATEAIRVFSEMEHVSPDSITFLGVLTACSHCGLLEEGKAYFDLMSQRYSIERKVEHYGAMVDLLGRAGKVKEAYELIESMPVEPDLVIWRSLLSSSRTHKNPEVAETAMRNLSKARSGDYVLLSNMYSSTKKWESAEKVRELMKQKGIRKAKGKSWVELRGVIHRFKAGDTSHTETEAIYKLLEELMQRTKSRGFVPDTDLVLMDVSEEEKEENLNYHSEKLALAYGILKSSPGSEVRVQKNIRMCSDCHNWIKSVSKLLNRVIIIRDRIRFHRFEDGLCSCNDYW; encoded by the exons ATGCAGAGAATCTCCATTTCCATCTCCACAATCAGAAGATTCTCCGCCACCTCTCTCTCCTCGTCTTCCGCTTCAAACCACTTTACCCTCGCCG ATCATCACCGGTTGTTGAAACAAGTTGTTGAATCATGCAAATCTCCATCACATTCCAAATGCGTTCTCCAAGCACATGCTCACATCTTCAAACTCGGCTACGGAACATACCCAACTCTTGTCGCCTCCATCCTTACAGCTTACAGACGCTGCAACCTCTCACACATCGCTCGCCGCCTTCTCATTTACTTCCTCTCATCCTCTCCTAGCGTCTCTAACACAAACCTAATCATCGAGAGTCTTATGATAAACGGTGAGTGCGGTTTGGCTAAGAAGGTTCTTCGTAAAGCGAGTGATAATAATCATAATGTCATCACTTGGAACTTGATGATCGGTGGTTACGTCAGGAATGTTCAATACGAAGAAGCTTTGAAAACTCTTAAGGATATGCTTTGTTTCTCCGATATTAAACCGAATAAGTTCAGTTTCGCTTCCGCTTTATCGGCTTGCGCTCGTCTTGGAGACTTGCATCATGCTAAGTGGGTGCATTCGTTGATGAGTGAGAGTGGGGTTGAGCTTAATCCGATACTGTGTACTGCACTTGTCGACGTGTACGCGAAGTGCGGAGATATTGAAGCGTCCAGAGAGGTTTTCTATGGAGTTAGAAGAGACGATGTGTCTGTTTGGAACGCTATGATCACAGGTTTCGCGGCTCATGGACTTGCCACAGAAGCGATCAGAGTGTTTTCAGAGATGGAACATGTTTCGCCGGATTCAATAACGTTTCTTGGGGTGTTAACAGCGTGTAGCCATTGCGGTTTGCTTGAAGAAGGGAAAGCGTACTTTGATCTGATGAGTCAGAGGTATTCAATAGAGCGGAAGGTTGAGCACTACGGAGCCATGGTTGACCTGCTAGGACGAGCAGGGAAGGTAAAAGAGGCTTATGAGTTGATAGAATCAATGCCTGTCGAGCCGGATTTGGTGATATGGAGGTCTCTTCTTAGCTCCTCTAGAACTCACAAGAACCCCGAGGTGGCGGAAACCGCGATGCGGAATCTTTCAAAGGCGAGGAGTGGAGACTATGTGTTGCTCTCCAACATGTACAGCTCCACGAAGAAATGGGAGAGCGCAGAGAAGGTGAGAGAGCTGATGAAGCAAAAAGGAATCCGTAAAGCGAAAGGAAAGAGTTGGGTGGAGTTGAGAGGAGTGATACATCGGTTTAAAGCAGGAGATACATCTCATACGGAGACAGAGGCTATATACAAACTGCTGGAAGAGCTGATGCAGAGAACAAAGTCTCGAGGCTTTGTGCCTGATACTGATTTGGTGTTGATGGATGTTTCtgaagaggagaaagaggagAACTTGAACTACCATAGCGAGAAGCTTGCGTTGGCGTATGGTATCTTGAAGAGTAGTCCAGGATCGGAAGTTAGGGTTCAGAAGAATATAAGGATGTGTAGTGATTGCCACAACTGGATCAAATCAGTGTCCAAGTTGTTGAATAGAGTGATTATAATCAGGGATCGGATACGGTTTCATAGGTTTGAAGATGGGTTGTGTTCTTGCAATGATTATTGGTAA
- the LOC130502676 gene encoding succinate dehydrogenase assembly factor 2, mitochondrial-like yields MASRKSLINVHRIIRSTAVISRRSVTPAAATRAHPVFRNRVDLGARFFSGNTTSPQNFEIDLSNEEKKRITINRLLYRSKQRGFLELDLVLGNWVEENVDSMDETTVKSLIHVLDLENPDLWKWLTAQEQPPEIVSSNPVFLALHKKVMTNLNKHAAPETRAEAGQPWVKGWDDFKRGRDAPISGNQ; encoded by the exons ATGGCCAGCCGAAAAAGTTTGATCAACGTCCATCGGATCATCCGCTCCACCGCGGTAATTAGCCGGAGATCCGTCACTCCTGCCGCCGCAACACGAGCCCATCCCGTTTTCCG AAATCGAGTTGATTTGGGGGCGAGGTTCTTCTCCGGGAACACGACGAGTCCACAAAACTTTGAGATTGATCTCTCTAacgaagagaagaagaggataACGATCAACAG ATTGTTGTATAGGAGCAAGCAACGAGGTTTTCTGGAACTTGATCTGGTTTTGGGTAACTGGGTTGAGGAGAATGTTGATTCCATGGACGAAACCACTGTCAAATCCCTAATTCATGTCCTCGATTTG GAGAACCCTGATCTGTGGAAATGGCTAACTGCTCAGGAACAGCCTCCGGAGATAGTGAGCTCAAATCCG GTATTCTTGGCGTTGCACAAGAAAGTCATGACGAATCTGAACAAGCATGCAGCACCAGAGACGCGTGCAGAAGCTGGACAGCCCTGGGTCAAAGGTTGGGATGATTTCAAGAGAGGCCGTGACGCTCCCATCTCAGGGAACCAGTGA